The Microlunatus antarcticus genome window below encodes:
- a CDS encoding DUF3046 domain-containing protein — protein sequence MKETELWARLQHHLGAGYYRVWAAEQSLPDVGGRTVVQALEAGVSSKDVWRAAWTALELPARER from the coding sequence ATGAAGGAGACCGAGCTGTGGGCGCGCCTGCAGCACCACCTGGGCGCGGGCTACTACCGCGTCTGGGCCGCCGAGCAGAGCCTCCCCGACGTGGGCGGCCGGACCGTGGTGCAGGCGCTGGAGGCGGGCGTCTCGTCGAAGGACGTCTGGCGCGCGGCCTGGACCGCGCTCGAGCTGCCCGCGCGCGAGCGCTGA
- the recA gene encoding recombinase RecA has translation MAAGDRDKALESALAQIDKQYGKGSVMRLGDEVRVPIETIPTGSIALDLALGIGGLPRGRVVEIYGPESSGKTTVALHAIANAQAAGGICAFIDAEHALDPDYAARLGVDTDSLLVSQPDNGEQALEIADMLVRSGALALIVIDSVAALTPRAEIEGEMGDSHVGLQARLMSQALRKMTGALSGAGTTAIFINQLREKIGVMFGSPETTTGGRALKFYSSIRLDVRRIETLKDGQDAVGNRTRVKVVKNKVAPPFKQAEFDILYGFGISREGSLIDLGVECGIIRKAGAWFTYDSDQLGQGKENARTYLKTNPDIANEIEKKIKEKMGIGPRVDAPAGVDPVTGEVEF, from the coding sequence ATGGCCGCAGGCGACCGCGACAAGGCGCTGGAGTCAGCCCTCGCGCAGATCGACAAGCAGTACGGCAAGGGATCGGTGATGCGCCTCGGTGACGAGGTCCGCGTCCCGATCGAGACGATCCCGACGGGGTCGATCGCGCTCGACCTCGCCCTCGGCATCGGGGGCCTGCCGCGCGGCCGGGTCGTCGAGATCTACGGCCCGGAGTCCAGCGGCAAGACGACGGTGGCGCTGCACGCCATCGCCAACGCCCAGGCCGCCGGCGGGATCTGCGCCTTCATCGACGCCGAGCACGCGCTGGACCCCGACTACGCCGCCCGGCTGGGGGTCGACACCGACTCGCTCCTGGTGAGCCAGCCGGACAACGGTGAGCAGGCCCTCGAGATCGCCGACATGCTCGTGCGCTCCGGGGCGCTCGCCCTGATCGTCATCGACTCCGTGGCCGCGCTCACCCCGCGCGCCGAGATCGAGGGCGAGATGGGGGACAGCCACGTCGGCCTGCAGGCCCGGCTGATGAGCCAGGCCCTGCGCAAGATGACGGGTGCGCTGAGCGGCGCGGGCACGACCGCGATCTTCATCAACCAGCTGCGCGAGAAGATCGGCGTCATGTTCGGCTCTCCGGAGACGACGACCGGTGGTCGCGCGCTGAAGTTCTACTCCTCCATCCGGCTCGACGTCCGCCGGATCGAGACCCTCAAGGACGGTCAGGACGCCGTGGGCAACCGCACCCGGGTCAAGGTCGTCAAGAACAAGGTCGCGCCGCCCTTCAAGCAGGCCGAGTTCGACATCCTGTACGGGTTCGGGATCAGCCGCGAGGGCAGCCTCATCGACCTCGGCGTCGAGTGCGGGATCATCCGCAAGGCCGGTGCGTGGTTCACCTACGACTCCGACCAGCTGGGCCAGGGCAAGGAAAACGCCCGCACCTACCTCAAGACCAACCCCGACATCGCGAACGAGATCGAGAAGAAGATCAAGGAGAAGATGGGCATCGGGCCGCGCGTCGACGCTCCGGCCGGGGTCGACCCGGTCACGGGCGAGGTCGAGTTCTAA
- a CDS encoding regulatory protein RecX encodes MPDDLGASAGACGSPAEVDQVSAAREWLRRHGVDPGDEIPAAGTGELGRAVEAESGYARSRRAPSVGSGSRSLTRRRSRDQEDDLPAGSDGDGDDDGEVTRRKRGRGAAVPEPDADPEELARGVVLRKLAVQARTRVELERALAERDVPEEAAAAVLDRMTEVGLVDDVTFAHDWVSSRQQRRHLSKTALRRELQTKGVERDVIDDALADVEGADEHSAALDLARRRASRMGGLEREVAYRRLGGVLARRGFSSSVTTRVLSEVLDGFGRDE; translated from the coding sequence GTGCCTGACGACCTCGGCGCCTCGGCCGGCGCGTGCGGGTCGCCCGCCGAGGTCGATCAGGTCTCGGCGGCCCGGGAATGGCTGCGTCGCCACGGGGTCGACCCGGGCGACGAGATACCGGCTGCCGGGACCGGTGAGCTCGGCCGAGCGGTGGAGGCCGAGAGCGGGTACGCACGCAGCCGCCGGGCGCCGTCCGTCGGCTCCGGAAGTCGGTCTCTGACCCGACGGCGGTCCCGGGACCAGGAGGACGACCTCCCGGCAGGCTCCGACGGGGACGGCGACGACGACGGCGAGGTCACCCGGCGGAAGCGCGGTCGGGGCGCTGCGGTGCCCGAGCCGGACGCCGACCCAGAAGAGCTTGCGCGGGGAGTTGTGCTGCGCAAGCTCGCCGTGCAGGCCAGGACGCGGGTGGAGCTGGAGCGGGCGCTGGCGGAGCGGGACGTGCCCGAGGAGGCCGCGGCCGCCGTGCTCGACCGGATGACCGAGGTCGGGCTCGTGGACGACGTCACCTTCGCGCACGACTGGGTGTCGTCCCGGCAGCAGCGGCGTCACCTCAGCAAGACCGCCCTGCGGCGGGAGCTCCAGACCAAGGGCGTCGAGCGCGACGTGATCGACGACGCGCTCGCCGACGTCGAAGGCGCCGACGAGCACAGCGCCGCCCTGGACCTGGCCCGCCGCCGTGCGTCCCGGATGGGCGGGCTGGAGCGTGAGGTGGCGTACCGGAGGCTCGGCGGGGTGCTGGCGCGGCGGGGGTTCTCGTCGTCGGTCACGACCCGTGTGCTCTCGGAGGTGCTCGACGGCTTCGGCCGTGACGAGTGA
- the rny gene encoding ribonuclease Y translates to MAGGAFQALVLVLLLIVVAVVGVVAVVLLRRSRTSAVRVSSEAPVVEPRGLDDTAAQTAVTPTPTSSALTSPSAATSSASTSEPDPDSDPDAESGAPHQAAAPEPVKHVGPPSPEAAQLVEQANERAAELMASVAQARAAFEEQMQARRDELRAQRVDVERREHRLTEREERLDGELRSLNDQLGAVDATRAELDERRGRLDEAEVERLAALERVAGLTAEQAKSELVAGVEHDAKRQSVLVAREIERKALREADERARNIVVGAIQRVASDQTSESVVSAVHLPGDEMKGRIIGREGRNIRAFEQVTGVNVMIDDTPESVLLSCFDPVRRETARLTLTELVKDGRIHPARIEEVHERSRGQIEALCLQAAEDAMADVGITDLHPALVSILGTLRYRTSYGQNVLKHMVESAHLAGLMAGELGLDIAQCKRSAFLHDIGKALTHEVEGSHAMVGADLARRYGENADVVHAIEAHHNEVEVRTVEAVLTQAADAISGGRPGARRETLEAYVQRLEKLEQIAGDRDGVEKVFAMQAGREIRVMVAPEEIDDIAAQVLARDIAKQIEEDLTYPGQIKVVVVRESRATETAR, encoded by the coding sequence ATGGCGGGTGGAGCATTCCAAGCCCTCGTCCTTGTCCTGCTGCTGATCGTCGTGGCCGTCGTCGGCGTCGTGGCGGTCGTGCTGCTGAGGCGGTCACGGACCTCGGCGGTCCGCGTCAGCTCGGAGGCGCCAGTCGTCGAGCCGCGCGGGCTGGACGACACCGCGGCGCAGACAGCCGTGACGCCGACCCCGACGTCGAGCGCGTTGACCTCCCCGAGCGCAGCAACGTCGAGCGCGTCGACGTCGGAGCCCGACCCGGACAGCGACCCGGACGCCGAGAGCGGCGCGCCGCACCAGGCCGCGGCACCCGAGCCCGTCAAGCACGTCGGGCCGCCGTCCCCGGAGGCCGCCCAGCTCGTCGAGCAGGCGAACGAGCGTGCCGCCGAGCTGATGGCGTCCGTGGCCCAGGCCCGCGCCGCGTTCGAGGAGCAGATGCAGGCCCGCCGCGACGAGCTGCGGGCGCAGCGCGTCGACGTCGAACGCCGTGAGCACCGCCTGACTGAGCGCGAGGAGCGCCTCGACGGCGAGCTCCGTTCGCTCAACGACCAGCTGGGCGCGGTCGACGCCACCCGAGCCGAGCTCGACGAGCGTCGCGGCCGGCTGGACGAGGCGGAGGTCGAGCGGCTGGCCGCCCTCGAGCGTGTGGCCGGGCTGACCGCCGAGCAGGCCAAGTCCGAGCTGGTCGCCGGCGTGGAGCACGACGCCAAGCGGCAGTCGGTGCTGGTCGCCCGGGAGATCGAGCGCAAGGCGCTGCGCGAGGCCGACGAGCGGGCCCGGAACATCGTCGTCGGGGCCATCCAGCGCGTCGCGTCCGACCAGACGTCCGAGTCCGTCGTGTCCGCGGTGCACCTGCCGGGCGACGAGATGAAGGGCCGGATCATCGGGCGCGAGGGGCGCAACATCCGCGCCTTCGAGCAGGTGACCGGGGTCAACGTCATGATCGACGACACCCCCGAGTCCGTCCTCCTCTCCTGCTTCGACCCGGTCCGCCGCGAGACCGCGCGGCTCACGCTGACCGAGCTGGTCAAGGACGGGCGCATCCACCCGGCCCGCATCGAGGAGGTCCACGAGCGCAGCCGGGGTCAGATCGAGGCGCTGTGCCTGCAGGCCGCGGAGGACGCGATGGCCGACGTCGGCATCACCGACCTGCACCCGGCGCTGGTCTCCATCCTCGGCACGCTGCGCTACCGGACGTCGTACGGGCAGAACGTCCTCAAGCACATGGTCGAGAGCGCCCACCTCGCCGGTCTGATGGCCGGCGAGCTGGGGCTCGACATCGCCCAGTGCAAGCGGTCGGCGTTCCTGCACGACATCGGCAAGGCGCTCACCCACGAGGTCGAGGGCTCCCACGCGATGGTCGGGGCCGACCTGGCCCGGCGCTACGGCGAGAACGCCGACGTCGTGCACGCGATCGAGGCCCACCACAACGAGGTCGAGGTGCGCACCGTCGAGGCCGTTCTGACGCAAGCGGCGGACGCCATCAGCGGCGGACGGCCCGGCGCTCGCCGGGAGACGCTGGAGGCGTACGTCCAGCGGCTGGAGAAGCTCGAGCAGATCGCCGGCGACCGGGACGGCGTGGAGAAGGTGTTCGCCATGCAGGCCGGGCGCGAGATCCGGGTGATGGTCGCGCCCGAGGAGATCGACGACATCGCGGCCCAGGTGCTGGCCCGCGACATCGCCAAGCAGATCGAGGAGGACCTGACCTACCCCGGTCAGATCAAGGTCGTCGTGGTGCGGGAGTCGCGGGCGACCGAGACCGCACGCTGA
- a CDS encoding amino acid ABC transporter permease, translating to MSAQAVLFDVPGPRARRLYRVLGVVGVLLIAALLLVLVRALASPDNNQFTAQKWAPFLDPETWTSYLLPGLLATLKAAGAAVVLSGVFGVLLGLGRLSEARPVRMVCGALVEFLRSVPVLVMMLFVYYFCIFVLGVLGDTSTFVGVVGGLTLYNSAVIAELIRSGVFALPKGQREAGLAIGLTPRQTLVTVLLPQAVTAMLPSLISQLVVILKDTALGYIISFTELLRSGTTLSTVYGNLIPTLIVVAALFIALNYTLTVVARVVERRLKRAQRTAGPVAGGAGPAGPGLVAAGPASVEGPPLR from the coding sequence ATGAGCGCCCAGGCCGTCCTCTTCGACGTCCCGGGGCCCCGGGCGCGACGGCTCTACCGGGTGCTCGGCGTCGTCGGCGTCCTCCTGATCGCGGCGTTGCTGCTCGTCCTCGTCCGCGCGCTGGCGTCGCCCGACAACAACCAGTTCACCGCGCAGAAGTGGGCCCCGTTCCTCGACCCGGAGACGTGGACGTCCTACCTGCTCCCGGGCCTGCTGGCCACGCTCAAGGCGGCGGGGGCCGCGGTCGTCCTGTCGGGCGTCTTCGGCGTGCTGCTCGGCCTCGGCCGACTGTCCGAGGCCCGGCCCGTCCGCATGGTCTGCGGCGCCCTCGTCGAGTTCCTGCGCTCGGTGCCGGTGCTCGTGATGATGCTGTTCGTCTACTACTTCTGCATCTTCGTGCTCGGCGTCCTGGGTGACACCTCGACGTTCGTCGGCGTCGTCGGCGGTCTGACCCTCTACAACTCCGCCGTCATCGCCGAGCTGATCCGCTCCGGGGTCTTCGCCCTGCCCAAGGGTCAGCGCGAGGCCGGTCTGGCGATCGGGCTGACGCCACGTCAGACGCTGGTCACGGTGCTGCTGCCGCAGGCGGTCACCGCCATGCTGCCGTCGCTGATCAGCCAGCTCGTGGTGATCCTCAAGGACACCGCGCTGGGCTACATCATCAGCTTCACCGAGCTGCTGCGGTCCGGCACGACGCTGTCCACGGTCTACGGGAACCTGATCCCGACCCTGATCGTGGTCGCAGCGCTCTTCATCGCCCTCAACTACACGCTGACGGTGGTCGCCCGGGTCGTCGAGCGTCGCCTGAAGCGGGCGCAGCGCACGGCGGGTCCGGTCGCCGGTGGAGCCGGTCCGGCGGGACCCGGTCTGGTGGCGGCCGGGCCGGCCTCGGTCGAGGGGCCCCCGCTCCGCTGA
- a CDS encoding amino acid ABC transporter permease, producing the protein MDALSTLLESYDVLAAFWMTVKLTFWSAIGALVVGTVVAVCRVSPVGVLQAFGTAYVTLIRNTPLTLIVFFCAFGLLNTLGVSLAAAGSPTEIVDNNFRFGLIALSVYHASFVAEALRSGINTVPQGQAEAARAIGLGFGASLREVILPQAFRGAIAPLGNTLIALTKNTTVVATIGVAELSYVMRGMIELNPSLLYAIFLLVAACFVVLTLPTGLLFTSLSRRLVVQR; encoded by the coding sequence ATGGACGCGTTGTCGACGCTCCTGGAGAGCTACGACGTCCTGGCGGCCTTCTGGATGACGGTCAAGCTGACCTTCTGGTCGGCCATCGGGGCGCTGGTCGTCGGGACGGTCGTCGCCGTCTGCCGGGTGTCCCCCGTCGGGGTGCTGCAGGCCTTCGGGACGGCGTACGTGACCCTGATCCGCAACACGCCGCTCACCCTGATCGTGTTCTTCTGCGCCTTCGGGCTGCTGAACACGCTCGGGGTGAGCCTGGCGGCGGCGGGGTCGCCGACCGAGATCGTCGACAACAACTTCCGGTTCGGGCTGATCGCGCTGTCGGTCTACCACGCCTCGTTCGTCGCCGAGGCCCTGCGGAGCGGCATCAACACCGTGCCGCAGGGTCAGGCGGAGGCGGCCCGGGCGATCGGGCTGGGGTTCGGCGCCTCGCTGCGCGAGGTGATCCTGCCGCAGGCGTTCCGCGGGGCGATCGCGCCGCTCGGGAACACGCTCATCGCGCTGACCAAGAACACGACCGTGGTCGCCACGATCGGCGTCGCCGAGCTGTCGTACGTGATGCGCGGGATGATCGAGCTCAACCCGTCGCTGCTGTACGCGATCTTCCTGCTCGTGGCCGCGTGCTTCGTCGTGCTCACGCTGCCGACCGGTCTGCTGTTCACCAGCCTGTCCCGGCGTCTGGTGGTGCAGCGATGA
- a CDS encoding glutamate ABC transporter substrate-binding protein, protein MTRNQILGALAAAGLALTTASCASAENAVPEAGSGGSAGAGGPVTVGIKFDQPGLGQQVGSEFKGFDVEVAQYVAKELGYTDVTFKEAPSAQRETLLQSGQVKMIFATYSITDDRKQKVSFGGPYFVAGQDLLVKADSDITGPDALNGKKLCSVTGSTSAKKVQDQFAGQVQLQEYDTYSKCVEALNSGRIDAVTTDNVILAGFAAQPQYEGKLKVVGQTFSTEKYGVGLMKGDTATCEKVNAAITKMVSDGAWQKALDDTVGADFKPDAATNPPTPEPCS, encoded by the coding sequence ATGACACGCAACCAGATCCTCGGAGCCCTAGCAGCGGCCGGGCTCGCCCTGACGACGGCCTCCTGCGCCAGCGCGGAGAACGCCGTCCCCGAGGCCGGCAGCGGCGGCTCCGCCGGCGCCGGCGGGCCCGTGACGGTCGGGATCAAGTTCGACCAGCCCGGGCTCGGCCAGCAGGTCGGCAGCGAGTTCAAGGGGTTCGACGTCGAGGTCGCGCAGTACGTGGCCAAGGAGCTCGGCTACACCGACGTGACCTTCAAGGAGGCCCCGTCCGCCCAGCGCGAGACCCTGCTGCAGAGCGGCCAGGTCAAGATGATCTTCGCGACCTACTCGATCACCGACGACCGCAAGCAGAAGGTGTCGTTCGGCGGCCCGTACTTCGTGGCGGGCCAGGACCTCCTGGTCAAGGCGGACTCCGACATCACCGGGCCGGACGCGCTGAACGGCAAGAAGCTGTGCTCGGTCACCGGGTCCACCTCGGCCAAGAAGGTGCAGGACCAGTTCGCGGGCCAGGTGCAGCTGCAGGAGTACGACACGTACTCCAAGTGCGTCGAGGCGCTGAACAGCGGCCGGATCGACGCGGTCACGACCGACAACGTCATCCTCGCGGGCTTCGCCGCGCAGCCGCAGTACGAGGGCAAGCTCAAGGTGGTCGGTCAGACCTTCTCCACCGAGAAGTACGGCGTCGGGCTCATGAAGGGCGACACCGCGACGTGCGAGAAGGTCAACGCGGCGATCACCAAGATGGTCTCGGACGGCGCGTGGCAGAAGGCGCTCGACGACACCGTCGGCGCCGACTTCAAGCCCGACGCCGCCACGAACCCGCCCACGCCCGAGCCCTGCTCGTGA
- a CDS encoding amino acid ABC transporter ATP-binding protein encodes MEAPGVGPPLVVLEDVDKHFGDLHVLQHVNLTVAKGEVVVVLGPSGSGKSTLCRVINRLETIGSGSITIDGERLPEEGRALANLRADVGMVFQSFNLFAHKTVLENVTLGPIKVRKVPAAQARERGLELLTRVGVESQADKYPAQLSGGQQQRVAIARALAMDPKVILFDEPTSALDPEMVNEVLDVMVGLAKGGMTMVVVTHEMGFARKAANRVVFMADGKIVEEGGPESFFTSPRTERAQDFLSKILTH; translated from the coding sequence ATGGAAGCCCCAGGCGTCGGACCTCCGCTGGTCGTGCTGGAGGACGTCGACAAGCACTTCGGCGACCTGCACGTCCTGCAGCACGTCAACCTCACGGTGGCCAAGGGCGAGGTCGTGGTGGTGCTGGGCCCGTCGGGCTCCGGCAAGTCCACGCTGTGCCGGGTGATCAACCGGCTGGAGACGATCGGGTCGGGCTCGATCACCATCGACGGCGAGCGGCTGCCCGAGGAGGGCCGGGCGCTCGCGAACCTGCGGGCCGACGTGGGGATGGTCTTCCAGTCGTTCAACCTCTTCGCGCACAAGACCGTGCTCGAGAACGTGACCCTCGGACCGATCAAGGTCCGCAAGGTCCCCGCGGCCCAGGCCCGCGAGCGCGGGCTGGAGCTGCTGACCCGGGTCGGCGTCGAGTCCCAGGCCGACAAGTACCCGGCCCAGCTCTCGGGCGGGCAGCAGCAGCGCGTCGCCATCGCCCGCGCGCTGGCGATGGACCCGAAGGTCATCCTCTTCGACGAGCCGACCTCGGCCCTCGACCCGGAGATGGTCAACGAGGTCCTCGACGTCATGGTCGGGCTCGCCAAGGGCGGGATGACCATGGTCGTCGTCACCCACGAGATGGGCTTCGCCCGCAAGGCCGCGAACCGCGTGGTCTTCATGGCCGACGGGAAGATCGTCGAGGAGGGCGGCCCCGAGTCGTTCTTCACGTCCCCGCGGACCGAGCGCGCGCAGGACTTCCTGAGCAAGATCCTCACCCACTGA
- a CDS encoding aldose 1-epimerase family protein yields MTYPTGKQLDLVLGDQEATVTELGAGLRRYTVGGLDVVKGYAADEPVSGGRGQQLVPWPNRIRDGRYPWAGKTQQLVLSEPPRHNASHGLARYVPWTVVEHGESHVVAGLTIYSQPGWPGVLHAELTYRLTEDGLHVTLEATNVGEADVPFGYGAHPYLTVGENSVDQVRVTLPAASRLEVDDRLLPVAVSPVDGTGLDLRDGSPVGDRVLDTAYTDLVRDDTGGWTATLEREDRYAALWADASFGWAQVFTGEKRRDVGIAVEPMTCGPDAFNEGPTHAGMRVVAPGETLSFRWGIRGR; encoded by the coding sequence GTGACGTACCCCACCGGGAAGCAGCTCGACCTCGTGCTCGGGGACCAGGAGGCGACGGTCACCGAGCTGGGCGCAGGCCTGCGGCGCTACACCGTCGGCGGGCTCGACGTGGTGAAGGGGTACGCCGCCGACGAGCCGGTCTCCGGGGGCCGGGGCCAGCAGCTCGTGCCGTGGCCCAACCGGATCCGCGACGGCCGCTACCCGTGGGCCGGCAAGACCCAGCAGCTCGTCCTCAGCGAGCCGCCGCGCCACAACGCCAGCCACGGGCTCGCGCGCTACGTGCCGTGGACGGTGGTCGAGCACGGGGAGTCCCACGTCGTGGCCGGGCTCACGATCTACAGCCAGCCGGGGTGGCCGGGCGTCCTGCACGCGGAGCTGACCTACCGGCTGACCGAGGACGGGCTCCACGTCACCCTCGAGGCGACCAACGTCGGGGAGGCGGACGTGCCCTTCGGCTACGGCGCCCACCCCTACCTCACCGTCGGCGAGAACTCGGTGGATCAGGTGCGCGTGACGCTGCCCGCGGCCAGCCGGCTCGAGGTGGACGACCGGCTCCTGCCCGTCGCGGTCTCCCCCGTCGACGGCACCGGACTCGACCTGCGCGACGGCTCCCCGGTGGGCGACCGGGTGCTCGACACCGCGTACACCGACCTCGTGCGCGACGACACCGGCGGCTGGACCGCCACGCTGGAGCGTGAGGACCGCTACGCCGCGCTCTGGGCCGACGCCTCCTTCGGCTGGGCGCAGGTCTTCACCGGCGAGAAGCGGCGCGACGTGGGCATCGCCGTGGAGCCGATGACCTGCGGCCCGGACGCCTTCAACGAGGGCCCGACGCACGCCGGGATGCGGGTCGTGGCGCCGGGCGAAACCTTGTCGTTCCGGTGGGGGATTCGAGGTCGATAG
- the miaB gene encoding tRNA (N6-isopentenyl adenosine(37)-C2)-methylthiotransferase MiaB: MTLTAIPTSTRAADPTSEGAGRTYAIRTHGCQMNVHDSERLAGLLEEAGYAKAPGDLADVVVFNTCAVRENADNKLYGTLGLLRRDKKAHPDMQIAVGGCLAQKDRGEITRRAPWVDVVFGTHNIGSLPTLLERARVEEAAQVEIAESLERFPSTLPTRRDSAYAAWVSVSVGCNNTCTFCIVPSLRGREEDRRPGEILAEIEMLVAEGVQEVTLLGQNVNAYGVEFGDRGAFAKLLRACGQVEGLERVRFTSPHPRDFTPDVIAAMAETPNVMPQLHMPLQSGSDRVLRAMRRSYRSDKYLRIIDDVRAALPQAAITTDIIVGFPGETEEDFQATLDVAAASRFAAAFTFQYSIRPGTPAATMPDQVPRQVVQERYERLVALVEDIAWSENRAQVGRTLEVMFADGEGRKDAATARMSGRARDNRLVHVRVPEDPAAQPRPGDLADVVVTYAAPHHLTADDGVLDLRRTRGGDAWAARQAGAGPARPVVSLGLPAIGVPAPLAPANACG; encoded by the coding sequence ATGACCCTGACCGCGATCCCGACGAGCACCCGCGCTGCCGACCCCACCTCCGAGGGTGCGGGGCGGACGTACGCGATCCGCACGCACGGCTGCCAGATGAACGTGCACGACTCCGAGCGGCTGGCCGGGCTGCTGGAGGAGGCGGGGTACGCGAAGGCGCCGGGTGATCTGGCCGACGTCGTCGTCTTCAACACCTGCGCGGTGCGCGAGAACGCCGACAACAAGCTCTACGGCACGCTCGGGCTCCTGCGCCGGGACAAGAAGGCGCACCCGGACATGCAGATCGCGGTCGGCGGCTGCCTGGCCCAGAAGGACCGCGGCGAGATCACCCGCCGGGCGCCGTGGGTCGACGTCGTCTTCGGCACCCACAACATCGGGTCGCTGCCGACGCTCCTCGAGCGGGCCCGCGTCGAGGAGGCCGCCCAGGTCGAGATCGCCGAGTCCCTGGAGCGTTTCCCCTCGACCCTGCCCACGCGGCGCGACAGCGCGTACGCGGCGTGGGTGTCGGTGAGCGTCGGCTGCAACAACACCTGCACGTTCTGCATCGTGCCGTCGCTCCGCGGGCGCGAGGAGGACCGCCGGCCCGGCGAGATCCTGGCCGAGATCGAGATGCTCGTCGCCGAGGGCGTGCAGGAGGTCACCCTGCTCGGGCAGAACGTGAACGCGTACGGCGTCGAGTTCGGCGACCGCGGGGCGTTCGCCAAGCTGCTGCGGGCCTGCGGTCAGGTCGAGGGCCTCGAGCGCGTCCGCTTCACCTCGCCGCACCCCCGCGACTTCACCCCCGACGTCATCGCGGCCATGGCCGAGACGCCGAACGTCATGCCCCAGCTCCACATGCCGCTGCAGTCGGGCTCGGACCGGGTCCTGCGCGCGATGCGGCGCTCCTACCGCAGCGACAAGTACCTGCGGATCATCGACGACGTGCGCGCCGCGCTGCCGCAGGCCGCCATCACCACCGACATCATCGTGGGCTTCCCCGGCGAGACCGAGGAGGACTTCCAGGCCACGCTCGACGTCGCCGCGGCGTCGCGCTTCGCCGCGGCCTTCACGTTCCAGTACTCGATCCGCCCGGGCACGCCGGCGGCGACGATGCCGGACCAGGTGCCGCGCCAGGTCGTCCAGGAACGCTACGAGCGGCTCGTCGCGCTCGTCGAGGACATCGCCTGGTCGGAGAACCGGGCGCAGGTCGGGCGGACGCTCGAGGTCATGTTCGCCGACGGCGAGGGCCGCAAGGACGCCGCGACCGCCCGGATGTCCGGGCGGGCCCGCGACAACCGGCTGGTCCACGTCCGTGTGCCGGAGGACCCTGCCGCCCAGCCCCGTCCCGGCGACCTGGCCGACGTCGTGGTCACCTACGCCGCGCCGCACCACCTCACGGCCGACGACGGGGTGCTCGACCTGCGGCGTACGCGGGGTGGCGACGCCTGGGCGGCCCGCCAGGCCGGCGCCGGACCGGCGCGACCCGTCGTGAGCCTCGGCCTCCCGGCGATCGGCGTGCCCGCGCCTCTCGCGCCCGCGAACGCCTGCGGCTGA
- a CDS encoding antitoxin, with protein MGIFDKARDALEKHADKIDPLVDRVAGEADKRTGGKHASHIDRVADLAKDKLGEQARRDTPPDTGRPV; from the coding sequence ATGGGCATCTTCGACAAGGCACGTGACGCGCTGGAGAAGCACGCGGACAAGATCGACCCCCTGGTCGACCGGGTGGCGGGCGAGGCCGACAAGCGGACCGGCGGCAAGCACGCCTCGCACATCGACCGCGTCGCCGACCTGGCCAAGGACAAGCTCGGCGAGCAGGCGCGCCGCGACACGCCGCCGGACACGGGCCGTCCGGTCTAG
- the miaA gene encoding tRNA (adenosine(37)-N6)-dimethylallyltransferase MiaA — MTIVIVGPTASGKSGLAVALALAYAARGQPAEVVSADSMLVYRGMDVGTAKPSARERAGVVHHLVDVLDVTQTATVAGFQSMARAAVAGCRARGVVPILVGGSALYVRAVVDAFEFPGTDPALRGRLEAELAEVGPEALHARLAERDPGAAARIEPANGRRVVRALEVGEITGRPYVAELPERRYALPDVVQIGLDVPRPMLDERIRRRVDLMWEAGLVDEVRLLERSGLRDGVTASRALGYRQVLQHLDGEVDEATAREATVVATRKFARRQDGWFRKDERITWLEHDRPDLVDAALVLAGPEGTGA; from the coding sequence ATGACGATCGTGATCGTGGGCCCGACCGCATCCGGGAAGTCCGGGCTCGCGGTCGCCCTCGCCCTCGCGTACGCGGCGCGCGGGCAGCCCGCCGAGGTGGTCAGTGCGGACTCGATGCTGGTCTACCGCGGCATGGACGTGGGCACGGCCAAGCCGTCGGCCCGCGAGCGCGCCGGCGTGGTGCACCACCTCGTCGACGTGCTGGACGTGACCCAGACCGCGACGGTGGCCGGGTTCCAGAGCATGGCCCGGGCCGCGGTCGCCGGCTGCCGGGCGCGCGGGGTCGTGCCGATCCTCGTCGGGGGGTCGGCCCTCTACGTCCGGGCCGTGGTCGACGCGTTCGAGTTCCCCGGGACGGACCCGGCCTTGAGGGGCCGCCTCGAGGCGGAGCTGGCGGAGGTCGGGCCGGAGGCGCTGCACGCCCGCCTGGCCGAGCGCGACCCCGGGGCGGCGGCCCGGATCGAGCCCGCCAACGGCCGTCGCGTCGTCCGGGCGCTCGAGGTCGGCGAGATCACCGGACGGCCGTACGTGGCGGAGCTCCCGGAACGTCGGTACGCGCTGCCGGACGTCGTCCAGATCGGCCTCGACGTGCCGAGGCCGATGCTCGACGAGCGGATCCGGCGCCGGGTCGACCTGATGTGGGAGGCCGGCCTGGTCGACGAGGTCCGGCTCCTGGAACGGTCCGGGCTCCGCGACGGGGTGACGGCGTCGCGGGCGCTCGGCTACCGCCAGGTCCTGCAGCACCTCGACGGCGAGGTCGACGAGGCCACCGCCCGCGAGGCGACGGTCGTCGCGACCCGGAAGTTCGCGCGTCGGCAGGACGGCTGGTTCCGCAAGGACGAGCGCATCACCTGGCTGGAGCACGACCGTCCCGACCTGGTCGACGCGGCCCTCGTCCTCGCCGGCCCCGAGGGGACCGGAGCCTGA